A genomic region of Streptomyces sp. NBC_00247 contains the following coding sequences:
- a CDS encoding GH92 family glycosyl hydrolase, whose product MRWTHVIRGAGTVAATAALLGGAVAAPAVADGARHGQDRLTDLVNPFIGSENEGNTYPGAAVPFGMVQFSPDTGHNTGYDYSQNHIRGFSTVHISGVGCGLGGDLPVLPTTGDITSTDNAVYAAEFSHDDEKAAPGTYQVGLKNGIKAELSATARTGVQRYTFPATDKANVLVNAGQSLHKTVSTKVEILDNRTVRTAITGSGFCQDTKPYTVYTITRFDRPFKVSGTWKGDVVTEGSKSSTAAGERNGAFLRFDTTKDRTVEATTAISYVDAKGAALNLRSEGGRSYDHVAKAAQAAWEDRLDDVKAQGGSETVRRTFYSSLYRSFLAPNLGSDVDGRYTGWDQKIHRAKGFTYYQNWSLWDTYRTQAQLLSLLAPSESRDMAISVIKIDEESGWLPKWGYGTVETNIMTGDPVTPFLTNAYQQGLLKGYEEQAYKALKKNADGVPAADSAPVGREANTEYLANGFAPYIADRAHVKPGDSDYDHGASATLEYALSDAMLGQMAKDLGHKADAARYTERAQNYRTIFDSSTGFFRARDASGAFTGPVDPAQSVGFHEGTSWQYQWLVPQDLPGMVGLIGGTQAANARLDSFFAYDQLVQDPAKTARETWVNGPYAYYNADKYNPQNEPDLIAPYTYLSTGEPWKTTDVVHAALTLFTDAPTGMTGNDDLGTMSAWNVLSSIGIFPVQPGTDTWGLSTPVFERVDLTLDKRYYPNGKLTVKAPGTSDSVRYIQSAKADGRSYAKTYLTTEDIRDTRELTYEVGTEPSTWGTSVNAAPPALK is encoded by the coding sequence ATGAGATGGACCCACGTGATTCGCGGCGCGGGGACGGTGGCCGCGACGGCCGCGCTCCTCGGCGGAGCCGTCGCCGCACCGGCCGTGGCGGACGGCGCCCGGCACGGTCAGGACAGGCTCACCGATCTCGTCAACCCGTTCATCGGGTCGGAGAACGAGGGCAACACCTACCCCGGTGCCGCCGTGCCGTTCGGCATGGTGCAGTTCTCGCCCGACACCGGACACAACACCGGGTACGACTACTCCCAGAACCACATCCGGGGCTTCTCCACCGTGCACATCTCCGGTGTGGGCTGTGGCCTCGGCGGTGACCTCCCGGTGCTCCCGACGACCGGTGACATCACGTCGACCGACAACGCCGTCTACGCCGCAGAGTTCAGCCACGACGACGAGAAGGCCGCCCCCGGCACGTACCAAGTCGGCCTGAAGAACGGCATCAAGGCGGAGCTGAGCGCCACCGCCCGTACCGGCGTGCAGCGTTACACCTTCCCGGCCACCGACAAGGCCAACGTCCTCGTCAACGCGGGCCAGTCGCTGCACAAGACGGTGAGCACCAAGGTCGAGATCCTCGACAACCGCACCGTGCGCACCGCCATCACCGGCAGCGGTTTCTGCCAGGACACCAAGCCGTACACGGTGTACACGATCACCCGCTTCGACCGCCCCTTCAAGGTCTCGGGCACCTGGAAGGGTGACGTCGTCACCGAGGGCTCGAAGTCCTCCACCGCCGCCGGCGAGCGCAACGGCGCCTTCCTGCGGTTCGACACCACCAAGGACCGCACCGTCGAGGCGACGACCGCGATCTCCTACGTGGACGCCAAGGGTGCGGCCCTCAACCTCCGCTCCGAGGGCGGGCGTTCGTACGACCACGTGGCCAAGGCCGCGCAGGCGGCGTGGGAGGACCGCCTCGACGACGTCAAGGCGCAGGGCGGCAGCGAGACCGTCCGCCGGACCTTCTACTCGTCGCTGTACCGCTCGTTCCTCGCGCCCAACCTGGGCAGCGACGTGGACGGCCGCTACACCGGCTGGGACCAGAAGATCCACCGGGCCAAGGGCTTCACGTACTACCAGAACTGGTCGCTCTGGGACACCTACCGCACCCAGGCCCAGCTGCTGTCGCTGCTCGCCCCCAGCGAGTCCCGCGACATGGCGATCTCCGTCATCAAGATCGACGAAGAGAGCGGCTGGCTCCCCAAGTGGGGGTACGGCACGGTCGAGACGAACATCATGACCGGTGACCCGGTCACCCCGTTCCTCACCAACGCCTACCAGCAGGGTCTCCTCAAGGGGTACGAGGAGCAGGCGTACAAGGCGCTGAAGAAGAACGCCGACGGCGTCCCCGCCGCCGACTCCGCTCCGGTGGGCCGCGAGGCCAACACGGAATACCTCGCGAACGGCTTCGCCCCGTACATCGCCGACCGCGCGCACGTGAAGCCCGGTGACTCGGACTACGACCACGGCGCCTCCGCCACCCTGGAGTACGCGCTCTCCGACGCGATGCTCGGCCAGATGGCCAAGGACCTCGGCCACAAGGCCGACGCCGCGCGCTACACCGAGCGGGCCCAGAACTACCGCACGATCTTCGACAGCTCGACCGGCTTCTTCCGCGCCCGTGACGCCTCCGGTGCCTTCACCGGCCCGGTCGACCCGGCGCAGAGCGTGGGCTTCCACGAGGGCACCTCGTGGCAGTACCAGTGGCTCGTCCCCCAGGACCTGCCCGGCATGGTCGGCCTGATCGGCGGCACCCAGGCCGCCAACGCCCGCCTCGACTCCTTCTTCGCCTACGACCAGCTGGTCCAGGACCCGGCGAAGACCGCCCGTGAGACGTGGGTGAACGGCCCGTACGCGTACTACAACGCGGACAAGTACAACCCGCAGAACGAGCCCGACCTGATCGCCCCGTACACCTACCTCTCGACCGGCGAGCCCTGGAAGACGACCGACGTGGTGCACGCCGCGCTCACCCTCTTCACGGACGCCCCGACCGGTATGACGGGCAACGACGACCTCGGCACGATGTCCGCCTGGAACGTCCTCTCCTCCATCGGCATCTTCCCGGTCCAGCCGGGCACCGACACCTGGGGCCTCTCCACCCCCGTCTTCGAGCGGGTGGACCTGACGCTGGACAAGCGCTACTACCCGAACGGCAAGCTCACCGTGAAGGCTCCGGGCACCTCGGACTCGGTGCGCTACATCCAGTCCGCGAAGGCCGACGGCCGCTCGTACGCCAAGACCTACCTCACCACGGAAGACATCCGTGACACCCGCGAGCTGACCTACGAGGTCGGCACGGAGCCCTCCACATGGGGCACCTCGGTGAACGCGGCTCCGCCCGCCCTGAAGTGA
- a CDS encoding deoxyguanosinetriphosphate triphosphohydrolase, giving the protein MDGTHGIGTHGTERHGTRHTDSTDREAPDSTERAAAPVHAPAPAPYSRSDTERWDTEADKRPGRTAFQRDRARVLHSAALRRLAGKTQVVTPGTRGDAWDASPRTRLTHSLECAQVGRELGATLGCDPDLVETACLAHDMGHPPFGHNGELALNEFAADCGGFEGNAQSLRLLTRLEPKRFVRDPRTGEPTSVGLNLSRAALDAATKYPWPRGGRPADPESAKFGVYEDDLPVFAWAREGAPPGRTCFEAQVMDWSDDVAYSVHDFEDGLHAGHFVPAVLHDPSERQAIWAAAIGRYVPADTDPEELAEALDRLTGQEWWPHAYDGSAVAQARLKDATSQLIGRFCQAAETATREVHGPGRLTRYGAELVVPREVVAECAVLKAVAVRYVMQRTEQAVIRADQRVVIAELAAALTARAPEGLEPQFRALYESAPDDRARKRVLVDQIAALTDASARSLHMYLT; this is encoded by the coding sequence ATGGACGGGACACACGGGATCGGTACGCACGGGACAGAACGCCACGGGACACGGCACACCGACAGCACGGACCGGGAAGCGCCCGACAGCACGGAGCGGGCAGCCGCCCCGGTCCACGCGCCCGCGCCCGCCCCCTACTCACGCTCCGACACCGAACGCTGGGACACCGAGGCCGACAAACGCCCCGGCCGCACCGCCTTCCAACGCGACCGCGCCCGGGTGCTGCACTCCGCCGCGCTGCGCAGGCTGGCCGGAAAGACGCAGGTCGTCACCCCCGGTACCCGGGGCGACGCCTGGGACGCCAGCCCGCGCACCCGGCTCACCCACTCCCTGGAGTGCGCGCAGGTCGGCCGGGAGCTGGGGGCGACCCTCGGCTGCGACCCGGACCTGGTGGAGACGGCCTGCCTCGCGCACGACATGGGCCACCCGCCCTTCGGTCACAACGGCGAACTGGCGCTCAACGAGTTCGCCGCCGACTGCGGCGGCTTCGAGGGCAACGCCCAGTCGCTGCGGCTGCTGACCCGGCTGGAGCCGAAGCGGTTCGTCCGCGACCCGCGCACCGGTGAACCGACCAGTGTCGGCCTCAACCTCTCCCGGGCCGCCCTCGACGCCGCCACCAAGTACCCCTGGCCGCGCGGCGGCCGGCCCGCCGACCCGGAGTCGGCCAAGTTCGGGGTGTACGAGGACGACCTGCCGGTCTTCGCGTGGGCCCGCGAGGGCGCCCCGCCCGGCCGCACCTGTTTCGAGGCCCAGGTGATGGACTGGTCCGACGACGTCGCGTACTCCGTCCACGACTTCGAGGACGGCCTGCACGCGGGCCACTTCGTCCCCGCCGTTCTGCACGACCCGTCCGAGCGGCAGGCGATCTGGGCGGCCGCCATCGGCCGGTACGTCCCGGCGGACACCGATCCGGAGGAGCTGGCGGAGGCCCTGGACCGGCTCACCGGCCAGGAGTGGTGGCCGCACGCGTACGACGGCTCCGCCGTGGCCCAGGCCCGGCTGAAAGACGCCACCAGCCAGCTCATCGGCCGGTTCTGCCAGGCGGCCGAGACCGCGACCCGCGAGGTCCACGGCCCCGGCCGGCTCACCCGGTACGGCGCCGAGCTGGTCGTCCCCCGCGAGGTCGTCGCCGAGTGCGCGGTGCTCAAGGCGGTCGCCGTCCGGTACGTCATGCAACGCACCGAACAGGCGGTGATCCGCGCCGATCAGCGCGTGGTCATCGCCGAACTCGCCGCCGCGCTCACCGCCCGGGCACCCGAGGGCCTGGAGCCCCAGTTCCGCGCCCTGTACGAGTCCGCGCCCGACGACCGTGCCCGCAAGCGCGTCCTGGTGGACCAGATCGCCGCCCTCACCGACGCCTCGGCCCGTTCCCTGCACATGTACCTGACCTGA
- a CDS encoding RICIN domain-containing protein, translating to MSLAVVCALLASLVGARPAPVSPAMANVADSYDGFDAAAAEQLRQDQCLMAGALRVGGTSTVPVAQNALNQSPASLHTLADQEYWNGTPLSTAYEQDRDAIDATSDALVARLAAWQVPLSGLSYPYNFANNAEFYWPPGVPGTTADFFDQVGYGQWLGDQWWKDESDLYEDPTPVADDATVQAVKDLGTPLYGDPDPSLPTQDWQQAYAEHQAFEDLVDGYDPTGADDARMFLSAGGFPRTAPEPGSLEFRIAVEDLKSRFASCAWRDPIDPNRVLGQELATASAEWQQEIASQATQRNQIIAANTSATKALTTSAQALGEMLGQSWIADHLARWQDYWSAGGTGWIGDSPMAIHANGSSSRCLEVGGNSTADAAVVQIYTCNGGANQQWRISGDTLVNVNSGKCLVPKASGSANGTAMVQGSCAVSGTSANRWKYNPHATTPLTNIANGKCLNLPSFTNSQDATLSACTGGSPQKLDIVPAGHNGTGDLDYPTAAQFTKATKGVADAKAAAQAQLTLMQKQAQTAGIAATESDTYLASAYGISDQAGAPRGRGLLVGLQKAQVTKASASAINAMLAAAQTALSATKASAADSATIAALAVTQAAATTAAFRNAAAEAAKNQAKAAADAAAVQAGNAKTARDTAKAKLAVAQQAEADAKAAAATAHARRLDAEAEEATAKAEKETAAQKQAEAAQHKNNAQEYAGQAETAKGKAEAADATATQKRKDAESAADKAKDLRDDAWDAEQKADAARAKADAKGAYAQAEESESDAQDARDAADQADTAADAAESAAVSARSEADAATQAAADADAAATRAEAAAKRAHTDADAARAAKLKADAAVATATSAAADAITASKAAATAASAAVRLADEAEAHAADAKTQADAANTAALTAISGANTAAGHAYTAAQASVDAGNAALQVAAPANDAVQLGAPYVTTDSAAGLAVLTGQSAKTIAEQQRAVAEAHAQNAQAAAAQAASTANAATGDAKAAYTLAAEAAGYAADARNSAKAALGYAAEAAGYASQAAQSLSRTVAYDNQATADAQAADEAAGRADGYAQQARDSADTAALDAEAARSAAAQAEQAAEDARAAADDADAQATAAEEAAKNAQAYAESAQQAADEAERAANAQQIATGTVPDDTGALIGGMFYVVDHYENIGEPQVLSKTDGCDGWIDKLFYNGDCTITAKIRYQALLDVYMCTAEGGSQYTCPAADTVYLGLFPSDEMTEEVTHTITIGEYQEGVDPIDILFGSWIKCAQKVVPGGASGSGVGCAWAALDVAAMFAGKIMRTLGDAVRAVDASARTGIGFVDAWRGLRAAGLPESAVTGIAAKVFQKLKAACLKDSFPAGTPVLLADGASKPIEEIGVGDKVLATDPSADITRSASVTGTLSHPADRLLLITLADGGQIRTTPGHRLWSPGRGWVQASELRVGDPLRTASGTSDGIVGIGPVVAPQTVWDLSVADLHTFYVLAGATPVLVHNVNCPDYVDVYPSGRGVVAGLDEEGIMTLAIEAGADTPRGGEMFNAALAHFGDAVKGVKGYWQDGGTLIDNLDSFNAAVRGGATLEEAALATFTGKMASRAGFTRVEMVELRGMPGAYTEVGALFH from the coding sequence GTGTCCCTGGCCGTCGTCTGCGCACTGCTGGCGAGCCTCGTCGGCGCACGGCCCGCACCGGTGTCGCCCGCCATGGCGAACGTCGCGGACAGCTATGACGGCTTCGACGCGGCGGCGGCGGAGCAACTGCGGCAGGACCAGTGCCTGATGGCCGGCGCGTTGCGGGTCGGCGGCACCTCGACGGTACCGGTGGCACAGAACGCGCTGAACCAGTCGCCCGCCTCCCTGCACACGCTGGCCGACCAGGAGTACTGGAACGGCACTCCCCTGTCGACCGCGTACGAGCAGGACAGGGACGCCATCGACGCGACGAGCGACGCGCTGGTCGCCCGGCTCGCGGCCTGGCAGGTCCCGCTCAGCGGACTGTCCTACCCCTACAACTTCGCCAACAACGCGGAGTTCTACTGGCCGCCGGGCGTTCCCGGCACCACGGCGGACTTCTTCGACCAGGTGGGCTACGGGCAGTGGCTCGGCGACCAGTGGTGGAAGGACGAGAGCGACCTCTACGAGGACCCGACCCCGGTGGCGGACGACGCCACCGTGCAGGCGGTGAAGGACCTCGGGACGCCGTTGTACGGGGACCCCGATCCGTCCCTGCCCACCCAGGACTGGCAGCAGGCCTACGCCGAGCACCAGGCTTTCGAGGATCTGGTCGACGGATACGACCCGACCGGCGCCGACGACGCACGGATGTTCCTGTCCGCAGGCGGCTTCCCGCGTACGGCCCCGGAGCCGGGCAGCCTGGAGTTCCGGATCGCCGTCGAGGACCTGAAGTCCCGCTTCGCGTCCTGCGCGTGGCGCGACCCGATCGACCCGAACAGGGTCCTCGGGCAGGAACTCGCCACCGCGTCGGCCGAGTGGCAGCAGGAGATCGCCTCCCAGGCGACCCAGCGCAACCAGATCATCGCCGCGAACACGTCCGCCACCAAGGCACTCACCACGTCGGCGCAGGCGCTCGGTGAGATGCTCGGTCAGTCCTGGATCGCCGACCACCTCGCGCGCTGGCAGGACTACTGGTCCGCAGGCGGCACGGGTTGGATCGGCGACAGCCCGATGGCCATCCACGCCAACGGCTCGTCCTCCAGGTGTCTGGAGGTCGGCGGCAACTCCACCGCCGACGCGGCCGTCGTACAGATCTACACGTGCAACGGCGGCGCCAACCAGCAGTGGCGCATCAGTGGCGACACGCTCGTCAACGTCAACTCCGGCAAGTGTCTGGTACCGAAGGCCTCGGGCAGCGCGAACGGTACGGCGATGGTGCAGGGTTCCTGCGCCGTCAGCGGTACCAGCGCCAACCGGTGGAAGTACAACCCGCACGCCACCACGCCGCTGACGAACATCGCCAACGGCAAGTGCCTGAACCTGCCGAGCTTCACCAACAGCCAGGACGCCACCCTCTCGGCCTGCACGGGCGGTTCACCGCAGAAGCTCGACATCGTCCCCGCCGGCCACAACGGGACCGGCGACCTGGACTACCCGACCGCGGCCCAGTTCACCAAGGCCACCAAGGGGGTCGCCGACGCGAAGGCCGCGGCACAGGCCCAGCTGACGCTGATGCAGAAGCAGGCGCAGACCGCCGGCATCGCCGCCACCGAATCCGACACGTACCTCGCGTCGGCGTACGGCATCTCCGACCAGGCGGGCGCACCGAGGGGCCGGGGGCTGCTGGTCGGTCTCCAGAAGGCGCAGGTGACCAAGGCGTCGGCCTCCGCGATCAACGCGATGCTCGCCGCCGCTCAGACCGCGCTGTCGGCGACCAAGGCGTCCGCGGCGGACAGCGCCACCATCGCCGCTCTCGCCGTGACCCAGGCCGCCGCGACGACCGCGGCGTTCCGCAACGCCGCTGCCGAGGCCGCGAAGAACCAGGCGAAGGCCGCGGCGGACGCCGCCGCCGTCCAGGCGGGCAACGCCAAGACCGCCCGGGACACCGCCAAGGCGAAGCTGGCCGTGGCGCAGCAGGCGGAGGCTGACGCGAAGGCCGCGGCGGCGACCGCGCACGCGCGCCGCCTGGACGCGGAGGCGGAGGAGGCGACGGCGAAGGCGGAGAAGGAGACCGCCGCCCAGAAGCAGGCCGAAGCCGCCCAGCACAAGAACAACGCGCAGGAGTACGCCGGTCAGGCGGAGACGGCCAAGGGCAAGGCGGAGGCCGCCGACGCCACCGCCACGCAGAAGCGCAAGGACGCCGAATCGGCGGCCGACAAGGCGAAGGACCTGCGCGACGACGCCTGGGACGCCGAGCAGAAGGCCGACGCGGCGCGGGCCAAGGCCGACGCGAAGGGCGCGTACGCCCAGGCGGAGGAGAGCGAGAGCGACGCCCAGGACGCTCGGGACGCCGCCGACCAGGCCGACACCGCCGCCGACGCGGCGGAGAGCGCCGCGGTGTCGGCGCGTTCGGAGGCGGACGCGGCCACCCAGGCGGCGGCCGACGCCGACGCCGCCGCCACTCGCGCGGAGGCCGCGGCGAAGCGGGCGCACACCGACGCCGACGCGGCCCGGGCCGCCAAGTTGAAGGCGGACGCGGCGGTCGCCACCGCCACCAGCGCCGCCGCCGACGCGATCACCGCCTCGAAGGCGGCGGCCACCGCGGCGAGCGCGGCGGTGAGACTCGCCGACGAGGCCGAGGCGCACGCCGCCGACGCGAAGACCCAGGCCGACGCGGCGAACACCGCCGCGCTGACCGCGATCTCCGGTGCCAACACCGCGGCCGGGCACGCGTACACAGCCGCGCAGGCGTCCGTCGACGCGGGCAACGCCGCCCTCCAGGTGGCGGCCCCCGCCAACGACGCCGTCCAACTCGGTGCTCCGTACGTCACCACCGACTCGGCGGCCGGGCTCGCCGTACTGACCGGCCAGTCCGCCAAGACGATCGCGGAGCAGCAACGGGCCGTCGCCGAGGCCCACGCCCAGAACGCCCAGGCGGCGGCGGCCCAGGCGGCCAGCACCGCCAACGCCGCCACCGGTGACGCCAAGGCGGCCTACACCCTGGCCGCCGAAGCGGCAGGTTACGCCGCCGACGCCCGCAACTCCGCGAAGGCGGCCCTGGGGTATGCGGCGGAGGCAGCCGGCTACGCCTCGCAGGCGGCCCAGTCGCTCTCCCGGACCGTCGCGTACGACAACCAGGCCACCGCCGACGCCCAGGCCGCCGACGAGGCCGCCGGCCGCGCCGACGGTTACGCCCAGCAGGCCCGCGACTCGGCCGACACCGCGGCACTCGACGCCGAAGCCGCCCGCAGCGCCGCCGCCCAGGCGGAGCAGGCCGCCGAGGACGCCCGGGCCGCCGCCGACGACGCCGACGCCCAGGCCACCGCGGCGGAGGAGGCCGCCAAGAACGCCCAGGCGTACGCGGAGTCTGCCCAGCAGGCGGCCGACGAGGCCGAGAGGGCGGCGAACGCCCAGCAGATCGCGACCGGCACGGTTCCCGACGACACCGGCGCTCTCATCGGCGGCATGTTCTACGTCGTCGACCACTACGAGAACATCGGTGAGCCGCAGGTCCTGAGCAAGACGGACGGCTGCGACGGCTGGATCGACAAGCTCTTCTACAACGGTGACTGCACCATCACCGCGAAGATCCGCTACCAGGCGCTCCTCGATGTGTACATGTGCACCGCCGAGGGTGGTTCGCAGTACACGTGTCCCGCCGCGGACACGGTGTACCTGGGTCTCTTCCCGTCCGACGAGATGACCGAAGAGGTCACGCACACCATCACGATCGGGGAGTACCAGGAGGGCGTCGACCCGATCGACATCCTCTTCGGCAGCTGGATCAAGTGCGCCCAGAAGGTCGTGCCGGGCGGTGCGAGCGGTAGTGGCGTCGGGTGCGCCTGGGCTGCCCTGGACGTGGCGGCCATGTTCGCCGGCAAGATCATGCGGACCCTCGGCGACGCGGTCCGGGCAGTGGACGCCTCGGCCCGTACCGGCATCGGGTTCGTCGACGCGTGGCGGGGTCTGCGTGCGGCCGGTCTGCCCGAGAGCGCCGTCACCGGCATCGCCGCCAAGGTGTTCCAGAAGCTGAAGGCCGCCTGTCTGAAGGACAGCTTCCCGGCCGGAACACCCGTGCTGCTGGCCGACGGTGCTTCCAAGCCGATCGAGGAGATCGGTGTCGGCGACAAGGTGCTCGCCACCGACCCGAGTGCGGACATCACGCGCTCGGCGTCCGTCACGGGGACGCTCTCGCACCCGGCGGACCGGCTCCTCCTGATCACCCTCGCCGACGGCGGGCAGATCCGGACCACACCCGGACACCGGCTCTGGTCTCCGGGACGCGGCTGGGTCCAGGCCTCCGAACTGCGGGTAGGGGACCCGCTCCGCACCGCGTCCGGTACCTCGGACGGCATCGTCGGCATCGGCCCGGTCGTCGCGCCGCAGACGGTGTGGGACCTGAGCGTCGCCGACCTGCACACCTTCTACGTGCTCGCGGGCGCGACTCCCGTACTGGTCCACAATGTCAACTGCCCCGACTACGTGGACGTGTATCCGAGTGGTCGTGGGGTCGTCGCCGGCCTGGACGAAGAAGGAATCATGACGCTCGCCATCGAGGCGGGTGCGGACACCCCCCGAGGCGGTGAGATGTTCAACGCCGCGCTCGCCCACTTCGGCGACGCGGTCAAGGGCGTCAAGGGGTACTGGCAGGACGGTGGCACCCTCATCGACAACCTGGACTCCTTCAACGCGGCCGTACGGGGCGGCGCCACCCTGGAGGAGGCGGCCCTCGCCACGTTCACGGGGAAGATGGCCTCACGGGCGGGCTTCACCCGCGTGGAGATGGTCGAGCTGAGAGGGATGCCGGGGGCCTATACGGAGGTGGGCGCCCTCTTCCACTGA
- a CDS encoding sirohydrochlorin chelatase — MQRTRQSARPVPHTFGDLARPPALVAVAHGSRDPRAFRTVTRLLERVRETRPGLDVRLGHIELNEPLLPQTLAGLSGGSAVLVPLLLGRGYHVKHDLPALAAGAPAVRTRIAAPLGPHPLLVEALYGRLLEAGWPAGGRPGGSGDAVVLASAGSRDPESAADTRRTARLLSERLGGVPVVAAYTSAATPTVPDAVRALAARGYHRTAVASYFTAPGRFATAAADASPGIAAAPLGDHPAMVRLLLHRYDHACAEAAPTGGGPASGAPLLATV; from the coding sequence ATGCAGCGCACCCGGCAGTCAGCCCGCCCCGTCCCGCACACCTTCGGCGACCTTGCACGCCCCCCGGCCCTGGTCGCCGTGGCGCACGGCAGCCGGGACCCGCGAGCGTTCCGGACCGTGACGCGACTCCTCGAACGGGTACGGGAGACGAGGCCCGGCCTCGACGTGCGCCTCGGCCACATCGAGCTGAACGAACCGCTGCTGCCGCAGACGCTCGCCGGGCTCTCGGGCGGCTCCGCCGTCCTCGTACCGCTGCTGCTCGGCCGGGGCTACCACGTCAAGCACGACCTGCCCGCCCTCGCCGCCGGCGCACCCGCCGTCCGTACCCGGATCGCCGCCCCGCTCGGCCCCCACCCGCTGCTGGTGGAGGCGTTGTACGGGCGGCTCCTGGAAGCCGGGTGGCCGGCGGGAGGGCGGCCGGGCGGGAGCGGGGACGCCGTGGTGCTGGCCTCCGCCGGTTCCCGCGACCCCGAGTCCGCCGCCGACACCCGGCGTACCGCCCGCCTGCTCTCCGAGCGGCTCGGCGGGGTGCCGGTGGTGGCCGCGTACACCTCCGCCGCCACGCCCACCGTGCCCGACGCGGTCCGCGCGCTCGCCGCCCGGGGATACCACCGCACCGCCGTGGCCTCGTACTTCACCGCCCCCGGCCGCTTCGCGACGGCTGCGGCCGACGCGTCCCCGGGCATCGCGGCGGCGCCGCTCGGCGACCACCCGGCCATGGTCCGGCTGCTGCTGCACCGCTACGACCACGCGTGCGCCGAAGCCGCTCCCACGGGCGGCGGACCGGCGTCCGGCGCCCCCCTCCTCGCGACCGTCTGA
- a CDS encoding HAD family hydrolase produces the protein MTLPRLVATDLDGTLLRRDGTPSARTLRALRTARDAGAEIVVVTARPPRYLDRLAESTGLTGTAVCSNGALVYDLATRTVTASRPLALPTARLVADRFAAELPEISFGVEAGDQVFFEPSFLLRFSGDDEGASVVPSREGLWTTGRPVTKLLAWSDRAEADALLATIERAAPGLAQYTHSGGHGLLEISALGVTKAGTLAMLCAERGLTAFDVVAFGDMPNDLAVLRWAGAGYAMANAHPDVLAAAAHRTLSHEEDGVAVVLERLYGAVGAGEGFTVTPVVAAAPVLPPVRTGDDQDGVPATA, from the coding sequence ATGACGCTCCCACGCCTCGTCGCCACCGACCTCGACGGCACGCTCCTGCGACGTGACGGCACCCCCTCCGCCCGTACCCTGCGTGCGCTGCGGACCGCGCGGGACGCCGGCGCGGAGATCGTCGTGGTGACCGCCCGGCCGCCCCGGTACCTCGACCGGCTCGCGGAGTCGACCGGGCTGACCGGCACGGCGGTGTGCAGCAACGGCGCGCTCGTCTACGACCTCGCCACCCGCACGGTCACCGCCTCCCGGCCGCTGGCCCTGCCCACCGCACGGCTCGTCGCCGACCGCTTCGCGGCGGAACTGCCGGAGATCTCCTTCGGGGTCGAGGCGGGCGACCAGGTCTTCTTCGAGCCGTCCTTCCTGCTGCGCTTCTCCGGCGACGACGAAGGGGCGTCCGTCGTCCCGTCCCGCGAGGGACTCTGGACCACCGGCCGGCCCGTCACCAAGCTGCTCGCCTGGTCGGACCGGGCCGAGGCCGACGCCCTGCTCGCGACGATCGAGCGGGCGGCGCCCGGACTCGCCCAGTACACGCACTCGGGCGGGCACGGACTGCTGGAGATCAGCGCTCTGGGGGTCACCAAGGCCGGCACCCTGGCGATGCTCTGCGCGGAGCGCGGACTCACCGCCTTCGACGTCGTCGCCTTCGGCGACATGCCCAACGACCTGGCCGTCCTGCGTTGGGCCGGAGCCGGCTACGCCATGGCCAACGCCCACCCCGACGTCCTCGCCGCAGCCGCGCACCGCACGCTCTCCCACGAGGAGGACGGGGTCGCCGTCGTCCTGGAGCGGCTGTACGGGGCAGTCGGCGCGGGGGAGGGATTCACGGTCACGCCGGTCGTCGCGGCGGCCCCGGTCCTCCCGCCGGTCCGGACCGGCGACGACCAGGACGGCGTGCCCGCCACCGCCTGA
- a CDS encoding SanA/YdcF family protein → MRLPKALGAVLRPRRWPELVPRTRRGQRRSLQGLMVACAVALAPMTWMYASAEAHVRTTADAPREDVAVVFGAGLWDGKPTPYLAHRLDAAAELYRAGKVRALLVTGDNSRTEYDEPDAMRTYLTAHGVPGPRIVSDYAGFDTWDSCVRAKKIFGVDRAVLVSQGFHIRRAVALCRAAGIDAYGVGVDEPHDVTWYYGGTREVFAAGKAALDAVFRPDPHFLGHKETGVADALAAKAG, encoded by the coding sequence ATGAGACTGCCGAAGGCCCTCGGGGCGGTCTTGCGGCCACGCCGGTGGCCGGAGCTGGTCCCGCGCACCCGGCGAGGTCAACGGCGGTCGCTCCAGGGCCTGATGGTGGCCTGTGCGGTGGCGCTGGCGCCGATGACGTGGATGTACGCGTCGGCCGAGGCGCACGTACGGACCACGGCCGACGCGCCGCGCGAGGACGTCGCCGTGGTGTTCGGCGCCGGGCTCTGGGACGGGAAGCCGACCCCGTACCTCGCCCACCGGCTGGACGCGGCGGCCGAGTTGTACCGGGCCGGCAAGGTGAGGGCCCTTCTGGTGACCGGCGACAACAGCCGCACGGAGTACGACGAGCCGGACGCGATGCGCACGTACCTCACCGCGCACGGGGTGCCCGGACCGCGCATCGTCAGCGACTACGCGGGCTTCGACACCTGGGACTCCTGCGTCCGGGCCAAGAAGATCTTCGGGGTCGACCGCGCGGTCCTGGTGAGCCAGGGGTTCCACATCCGGCGGGCCGTCGCCCTCTGCCGGGCCGCCGGGATCGACGCGTACGGGGTCGGCGTGGACGAGCCGCACGACGTCACCTGGTACTACGGAGGTACGCGCGAGGTCTTCGCGGCGGGCAAGGCGGCCCTGGACGCCGTCTTCCGGCCCGACCCGCACTTCCTGGGCCACAAGGAGACCGGGGTCGCGGACGCGCTGGCGGCGAAGGCGGGTTGA